The Lysinibacillus pakistanensis genome includes a window with the following:
- a CDS encoding ABC transporter ATP-binding protein, protein MISINQLFKSFEQGNLKIEVLKGIDLTIKEGEFIAIMGPSGSGKSTLLQLLGGLDTPSSGQVKIQGKDFSGLTEKQRTIVRRKSIGFIFQNYQLLPTLTVEENIGFPLYADGRKDKNMKEKIRNMIKEVGLEGFEKKAPNLLSGGQQQRVSIARALIHEPKILLADEPTGNLDRQRAKEILDLLAKFNKQRKQSIIMVTHDIFAASYADKIILFKDGLIETEVTREDHGYAEYLASFLA, encoded by the coding sequence ATGATTTCAATAAATCAATTATTTAAATCTTTTGAACAAGGTAATTTAAAGATAGAGGTGCTAAAAGGCATTGATCTTACTATAAAGGAAGGTGAGTTTATAGCAATCATGGGACCTAGTGGTTCCGGTAAAAGTACTCTATTACAACTATTAGGTGGTTTAGATACACCATCATCTGGACAGGTAAAAATACAAGGAAAAGATTTTTCTGGATTAACTGAAAAGCAAAGAACTATCGTAAGGAGAAAAAGTATCGGATTCATTTTTCAAAATTATCAATTATTACCTACATTAACTGTAGAAGAAAATATCGGTTTTCCACTTTATGCAGATGGCAGAAAAGACAAAAACATGAAAGAGAAAATAAGGAACATGATAAAAGAAGTTGGTTTAGAAGGTTTTGAAAAGAAAGCCCCTAATCTTTTAAGCGGAGGACAGCAGCAAAGGGTATCTATAGCAAGAGCTTTGATCCACGAGCCGAAAATACTATTAGCTGATGAACCAACGGGAAACCTAGATAGGCAACGAGCCAAAGAAATACTGGATTTATTAGCTAAATTCAACAAACAAAGAAAACAGTCTATTATTATGGTAACTCATGATATCTTCGCAGCTAGTTATGCGGATAAAATTATTTTGTTCAAAGATGGATTAATTGAAACGGAAGTAACTAGGGAGGATCATGGCTATGCTGAATATTTGGCTAGTTTCTTGGCGTAA
- a CDS encoding DNA topoisomerase III, translating into MKIVIAEKPDQAVKLAAPFSYTKKSGYLEVKPNVYFPNGALITWAIGHLCELKAPEEYNSTWKKWTLETLPIIPDRFEYKVTKSKYKQFNVIKNLVKRPDIQEIIIGGDAGREGELIIRTILRVCGVKKPMKRLWISSLTENAVKKGFSNLLPEEKTRDIYFEALSRSCADWLIGINTSRLYTVLLKKNGIKDVFSIGRVQTPTLALIVKREQEIANFKPEPFLEVEADFNFEGKILKAKWHKNNISRVQEEKQAIAIANFCINKSVEISSIKKETKEYAPPLLFNLSALQATANKAYKFSPQYTLDILQKLYLKGLVSYPRSDSQYLTNEEAKTLPNILENLSKIDKYKNLLPPPTNSIMNNKRYVNEKKVTDHHAIIITEQYPNFSKLKAEEEKIYDLVVRQVIAAHYNNAVFSYTTIHSLVDKRAEFISKGKVQIEEGWRKVIYHSKDNSSTDEDELLPLLSENELGIVAKTKVKKGETQPPTRYSEGNLITLMKTAGKHLEDNELEKILSKTEGLGTEATRAGIIGTLKDRNYIEIKKNQVFVTTKGMLLIEALGESILTSPLMTAKWEQRLSEIGEGNASPKVFMEQVKKLAYKLITDANEREKEWAFDQNEVDKITENNPYNKKYKKVKKVVGKCMLCGGSIIDHGTFYGCSNYKTVNCKFSISKKILSKTISQANLKKLLATGETDLIKGFKKGEKTFNAHLTWDIKMHKINFKFP; encoded by the coding sequence ATGAAGATAGTAATTGCAGAAAAACCTGACCAAGCAGTAAAATTAGCTGCTCCATTTTCTTATACTAAAAAATCAGGTTATCTTGAAGTTAAGCCAAACGTTTACTTTCCAAACGGTGCATTAATAACTTGGGCAATAGGACATTTATGTGAATTGAAAGCCCCTGAAGAATATAATTCAACATGGAAAAAATGGACATTAGAAACATTACCAATTATTCCAGATCGATTCGAATATAAAGTTACAAAATCAAAATATAAGCAATTCAATGTAATAAAAAATCTAGTAAAAAGACCTGATATACAAGAAATCATTATTGGTGGGGATGCGGGTCGTGAAGGTGAATTAATTATTCGGACAATTTTAAGAGTATGTGGTGTAAAAAAGCCGATGAAACGCTTATGGATATCGTCCTTAACTGAAAATGCTGTAAAAAAAGGCTTTTCAAACCTTCTACCCGAAGAGAAAACTAGAGATATTTATTTCGAAGCATTAAGCCGTTCATGTGCCGATTGGTTAATTGGAATAAATACATCGAGATTATATACCGTCTTACTCAAAAAAAATGGTATAAAAGATGTTTTTTCAATAGGTCGAGTGCAAACACCTACACTTGCTCTAATCGTTAAAAGAGAACAGGAAATTGCAAATTTTAAACCTGAACCTTTTTTGGAAGTTGAGGCAGACTTTAATTTTGAAGGCAAAATTTTAAAGGCAAAATGGCATAAAAATAATATTTCAAGAGTTCAAGAGGAAAAACAGGCTATTGCAATTGCTAATTTCTGTATCAATAAAAGTGTAGAAATTTCAAGTATAAAAAAAGAAACAAAGGAATATGCTCCACCTTTATTGTTCAACCTATCTGCATTACAAGCAACAGCAAATAAGGCCTACAAATTTTCACCACAATACACACTTGATATTCTGCAAAAACTGTATTTAAAGGGCTTAGTTTCATACCCAAGATCTGATTCACAATATTTGACGAATGAAGAAGCAAAAACACTACCAAATATATTAGAAAACTTGAGTAAAATTGATAAATATAAAAACCTTCTTCCACCCCCAACAAATTCAATTATGAATAATAAAAGATACGTGAATGAAAAAAAAGTTACTGATCACCATGCGATTATTATTACAGAGCAGTACCCTAATTTTTCTAAACTTAAAGCCGAAGAAGAAAAAATTTATGATTTAGTTGTTAGACAAGTCATTGCAGCTCATTATAACAATGCAGTTTTCTCTTATACAACGATTCATTCACTTGTAGATAAGCGAGCGGAGTTTATTTCTAAGGGTAAAGTGCAAATTGAAGAAGGTTGGCGTAAAGTCATTTATCATTCTAAAGACAACTCATCTACAGACGAAGATGAATTGCTTCCCCTTCTTTCAGAAAATGAACTTGGTATAGTTGCTAAAACTAAAGTAAAAAAAGGTGAAACACAGCCACCTACTAGATATTCAGAGGGTAATTTAATTACATTGATGAAAACGGCTGGCAAACATTTAGAAGATAACGAATTAGAAAAGATTTTATCTAAAACTGAAGGTTTAGGTACTGAGGCCACACGCGCAGGAATAATTGGTACCCTTAAGGATCGAAACTATATCGAAATTAAGAAAAACCAAGTCTTTGTAACAACTAAAGGTATGTTATTAATAGAGGCATTAGGTGAAAGCATACTAACTTCTCCTTTAATGACAGCCAAATGGGAGCAACGTCTTTCTGAAATAGGTGAAGGTAATGCTTCCCCTAAAGTATTTATGGAACAAGTAAAAAAGCTAGCATACAAATTGATTACAGATGCCAATGAACGTGAAAAGGAATGGGCATTCGATCAAAATGAAGTGGATAAAATTACTGAAAATAATCCTTATAATAAAAAATATAAAAAAGTAAAAAAAGTTGTTGGAAAATGTATGCTCTGTGGTGGGTCAATAATAGATCATGGTACCTTTTACGGTTGCTCAAATTATAAAACTGTAAACTGTAAATTCTCGATTTCGAAAAAAATACTCAGTAAAACCATTTCACAAGCTAACTTGAAAAAGTTATTGGCTACTGGTGAAACGGACTTAATAAAAGGGTTTAAAAAAGGTGAAAAGACTTTTAATGCTCACCTAACTTGGGATATAAAAATGCATAAGATTAATTTTAAATTTCCTTAG
- a CDS encoding aspartate kinase, whose amino-acid sequence MIVCKFGGTSVASAEQIQKVANIVKSNPARKIVAVSAPGKRSGDDIKVTDLLIHLAMAAVKNEDTEEKIQTVVNRFKAIADGLALDYAICDVIAEDLRERVQGDKSNEELFIDSIKAAGEDNNAKLIAAYFNSIGMPARYVSPKEGLVVNDLPERTFALPEAYINLAPLKNTKEIIVFPGFFGYTKAGVLRTFDRGGSDITGSILAAAVEAELYENFTDVDCVFSANPKVVNDPVEIKEITYREMRELSYAGFSVFHDEALMPVYKIGVPVNIKNTNNPSAPGTRIVPSRPATGRPVTGISADSGFSTLYVSKYLMNREVGFGRKLLQILEDENISYEHTPSGLDDISVIMRSNQLTPENEARILTRVKNELQADDVQMRHGFSMIVIVGEGMRNNTGLAARAATAISKTGANIEMINQGSSEVSLVFGVLQEFENKILQALYGEFFAHVQA is encoded by the coding sequence ATGATCGTATGTAAATTTGGTGGAACATCTGTAGCAAGTGCAGAACAAATTCAAAAAGTAGCAAACATTGTAAAATCTAATCCGGCACGTAAAATCGTTGCCGTTTCAGCGCCAGGGAAACGCTCTGGGGATGATATAAAAGTAACTGATTTATTAATCCATTTAGCAATGGCAGCCGTAAAAAATGAAGATACTGAAGAGAAAATCCAAACTGTTGTCAACCGTTTTAAGGCAATTGCAGATGGCTTGGCATTAGATTATGCCATTTGTGACGTGATTGCGGAGGATCTACGTGAGCGTGTACAGGGTGATAAATCCAATGAGGAATTATTTATTGATAGCATTAAAGCGGCAGGTGAAGACAATAATGCTAAGCTTATCGCAGCATATTTCAATTCGATTGGTATGCCAGCGCGATATGTAAGTCCAAAAGAGGGTTTGGTGGTCAATGATTTACCAGAACGCACTTTTGCATTACCCGAGGCTTATATCAATTTAGCACCACTCAAAAACACAAAAGAAATTATTGTGTTCCCAGGTTTCTTCGGTTACACTAAAGCGGGCGTATTGCGTACATTTGACCGTGGTGGCTCCGATATTACAGGCTCTATTCTCGCAGCAGCTGTAGAGGCAGAGCTTTATGAAAACTTTACGGATGTGGATTGTGTGTTCTCTGCGAATCCGAAAGTCGTGAATGATCCAGTGGAAATTAAAGAAATTACGTATCGCGAAATGCGCGAATTATCCTATGCAGGCTTTTCCGTGTTCCATGATGAAGCGCTGATGCCTGTCTATAAGATTGGGGTGCCAGTTAACATAAAAAATACAAATAATCCATCAGCCCCAGGTACTCGTATCGTACCAAGCCGTCCTGCAACAGGTCGTCCAGTTACAGGTATTTCGGCAGACAGTGGCTTTTCAACTTTATATGTCTCTAAATATTTAATGAATCGTGAAGTAGGCTTTGGCCGTAAGCTGTTACAGATTTTAGAGGATGAAAATATTTCATATGAACACACACCGTCTGGCTTAGACGATATTTCTGTTATTATGCGTTCCAATCAATTGACACCAGAAAATGAAGCACGCATTTTGACACGCGTGAAAAATGAATTGCAGGCAGATGATGTGCAAATGCGTCATGGTTTTTCAATGATTGTAATCGTTGGCGAAGGTATGCGGAACAATACAGGTTTAGCGGCACGTGCTGCTACTGCGATTTCCAAAACTGGTGCAAACATAGAGATGATTAATCAGGGTTCATCAGAAGTAAGTCTAGTATTTGGTGTGCTCCAAGAATTTGAAAACAAAATTTTACAAGCACTTTATGGAGAATTTTTTGCACATGTGCAAGCATAA
- a CDS encoding DNA alkylation repair protein — protein MKVLADVLNRKGARKASDIPNEVLILLNQGKIESVNLTEWQTVHHMTLLKNVLPSIGLEEKLEFILSEMEKQKVETGMKAIRLIGSLLDTILKDESATNKENIIKKCSHHVSDSVRCWAAFMNKSNDYSLEEKLLYIKPFAADRHFGVREIAWMSIREDLSVNIENSVDLLIEWAKSEDENIRRFSLESIRPRGVWTKHIEILKEKPHIALPILNLLKSDSSKYVQDSVGNWLNDASKTQPDWVKNLCDEWQKDSPSKATERIIKKAQRTIVKS, from the coding sequence ATGAAAGTACTAGCAGATGTTTTAAATAGAAAGGGCGCTAGAAAAGCTAGCGATATCCCTAATGAAGTTTTAATACTGCTGAACCAAGGAAAAATAGAGAGTGTTAATTTAACAGAATGGCAAACGGTTCACCATATGACCTTATTAAAGAATGTTCTACCATCCATAGGACTAGAAGAAAAATTGGAATTTATTCTAAGTGAAATGGAAAAACAAAAAGTAGAAACAGGAATGAAGGCAATACGGTTAATTGGAAGTTTATTAGATACAATCCTGAAAGATGAAAGTGCTACTAACAAAGAGAATATCATCAAGAAATGTTCTCATCATGTATCGGATAGTGTACGATGTTGGGCAGCTTTTATGAATAAAAGTAATGATTATTCTTTAGAAGAAAAATTGTTGTATATCAAGCCTTTTGCTGCTGATCGCCATTTTGGTGTTCGGGAAATTGCCTGGATGTCAATTAGAGAGGACCTTTCAGTCAATATAGAGAATAGTGTAGATTTGCTAATAGAGTGGGCGAAAAGCGAAGATGAAAACATTCGAAGATTCAGCTTGGAATCAATTCGTCCTCGTGGGGTATGGACGAAGCATATTGAAATTTTAAAAGAAAAGCCACACATTGCACTCCCTATTTTAAATTTATTAAAATCAGATTCGTCCAAGTATGTGCAAGATTCAGTTGGTAATTGGTTAAATGATGCTAGTAAAACGCAACCAGATTGGGTTAAAAACCTTTGTGACGAGTGGCAAAAAGATTCTCCATCAAAGGCAACAGAGAGAATTATTAAAAAGGCTCAAAGAACGATTGTGAAGAGCTAG
- the cbiB gene encoding adenosylcobinamide-phosphate synthase CbiB, with the protein MLALVIACILGLVFDLLVGDPPKLPHPVRWIGKLIQAQTELWNKGKMRKFRGMVMALAVVGTTMFVVTAILLVSYQISLLLGIVVEGLLIGIGLAQRSLKEAAMAVYEPLVKGDFAEARMKLSWIVGRDTDNLGEDEIVRGVVETVSENTSDGVTAPLFYAFLFGAIGLWGYKAVNTLDSMVGYKNDKYKDFGMFSAKLDDVLNFIPSRITGLLIVLGTKNETDVSLRKRLKRWAQDAKKHPSPNSGYLEAATAVQLGVELGGRNSYQGVVSHRAIMGEKLVPLTKEHIATSVIHMRIATLLFTLVMLAVEVLIFAIT; encoded by the coding sequence ATGTTGGCATTGGTCATTGCCTGTATCCTTGGGCTTGTTTTTGATTTACTAGTAGGTGATCCTCCTAAACTGCCTCATCCAGTTCGTTGGATTGGAAAGCTTATTCAAGCTCAAACGGAATTATGGAATAAAGGGAAAATGAGAAAATTCCGCGGCATGGTCATGGCACTCGCTGTTGTGGGCACAACCATGTTTGTTGTCACAGCTATACTGCTAGTTAGCTACCAAATTAGCTTGCTATTGGGTATTGTGGTGGAAGGGCTTCTTATTGGAATTGGACTGGCTCAGCGAAGCTTAAAGGAGGCTGCGATGGCAGTATATGAACCGCTTGTTAAGGGGGATTTTGCCGAAGCTCGTATGAAGCTGTCTTGGATTGTTGGACGAGACACCGATAATCTAGGTGAGGATGAGATTGTGCGTGGTGTCGTGGAAACCGTGTCAGAAAATACAAGTGATGGTGTAACAGCCCCATTATTCTATGCTTTTTTATTTGGTGCCATTGGTTTGTGGGGCTATAAGGCTGTAAATACATTAGATTCAATGGTTGGCTATAAAAATGATAAATATAAAGACTTTGGCATGTTCTCAGCGAAGCTCGATGATGTTCTTAATTTTATTCCGAGTCGTATCACAGGTCTACTCATTGTATTGGGTACAAAAAATGAAACAGATGTATCCCTTAGAAAACGTTTAAAACGCTGGGCACAGGATGCCAAGAAGCACCCTAGTCCTAACAGTGGCTATTTAGAGGCAGCAACAGCTGTGCAGCTAGGGGTAGAGCTAGGTGGTAGAAACTCCTACCAAGGGGTTGTCTCACACCGAGCAATTATGGGGGAAAAATTAGTACCCTTAACCAAGGAGCATATCGCTACATCCGTTATACATATGAGAATAGCGACATTGCTCTTTACACTTGTTATGTTAGCAGTGGAGGTGTTAATATTTGCAATTACCTAA
- a CDS encoding adenosylcobinamide amidohydrolase, translating to MPVLRKEDIHIFEHYVALQTASPMKVVSSAMHNPGFGYFTHFMNRSVPKTYDERKPHLELQQFIHKEGFPIDNTVAMMTAVYAKFATIREFTVEGIHLVVMITAGLGNAVDITRAYHRQEQYYAGTINTWVMINGKLSDEALFQAMISTTEAKVKAIIDEGIIDPTTGTQATGTSTDSLLIASTEEGEYHQYAGPITMLGKVIGHGVYVTMREAIQKYKKDKEENL from the coding sequence ATGCCCGTACTTCGTAAGGAAGATATTCATATTTTCGAACATTACGTTGCTCTACAAACAGCTTCACCGATGAAAGTGGTATCCTCAGCTATGCACAATCCAGGCTTTGGCTATTTTACACATTTCATGAATCGATCAGTGCCGAAGACGTATGATGAACGGAAGCCACATCTGGAATTACAACAATTTATACATAAAGAGGGTTTTCCAATTGATAACACAGTGGCAATGATGACTGCTGTCTATGCTAAATTTGCAACAATTCGGGAATTTACCGTTGAAGGAATCCACCTAGTTGTTATGATAACGGCTGGTCTCGGCAATGCCGTAGATATTACGCGTGCCTATCATCGGCAGGAGCAATATTATGCGGGCACAATTAATACTTGGGTCATGATTAATGGAAAGCTATCAGATGAAGCTTTATTTCAGGCGATGATTTCTACAACCGAGGCAAAGGTTAAGGCCATTATTGATGAAGGTATTATTGACCCTACAACTGGTACACAGGCTACTGGAACCTCAACAGATAGTTTGCTTATTGCCTCGACAGAAGAAGGGGAGTACCATCAATATGCGGGCCCGATTACAATGCTAGGAAAAGTTATAGGTCATGGTGTATACGTGACAATGCGAGAGGCGATTCAAAAATATAAAAAAGATAAAGAGGAGAATTTGTGA
- a CDS encoding ABC transporter permease produces the protein MLNIWLVSWRNLTKNKKRFFFTLIAVILGILLTTSMLVANNTIKDTFRYYQEIYAGDADYWILSKNYSFSEDEVKAIKQQDIVSDSLSVLDKQVLVEIDQPKAPAETSVRITGVSDLESNLLKLPLIKGSLNGNGIIIPENAAKLWGKDIGDTLTFKGLGEIEVTGIVGFTSWLASPTNWNDAKGRSFRVMMDLGTLQDWTNQDNQISYIRLQHKDRDNEKWLSNYQELLRGTSLYVQPVVIDDLRNNDVEGLYSVFYLVCILSLFISGFIIFNMIYSSVIERKKEFSVMKSLGYTNFDVFKLVLMEVFLLALLGTAIALPIGVSFADLFVGMLLGIFQDTMVYTLNWKSATILSGLIGILFPIIISGIPMYIAFKTPIVYAMRNTNKTPSFRVEILRYLLGIILILLSFVDSYLGYISLLFGVVFIYPLVMRVLAKILAPMIEKILSYPGKLSVSNIKINTNRNANTSAMLAISIAVVIFLGSALESIPSGFEKEIRQTFGGDIQVQFEEPVNEEIINKISSYADVEGVEWFRETMVTWKTVGDEYREFYVMSLPSENTEGFQLFEDPGGINLPSNSILLGERAFDEWGGKMNDTITINSPSGTREYQVIGKVNTSQDGGYVGFISENEFKEGFNWDVIYTIMINISDLGNPYTLREKLNADFTTSISTITLVEDQIKSSQSSFDGMNEVMQFLLIIVIALSSIGIGNTLLMNTMERVGEIGTIRAIGFTTKQVRTMIIGEGLVVGVAGIIIGVLLGIFVVFLNSISNTSAMHMPFIIPWGNVVLAITAGIFLSLIASIIPSYFAAKVNLLSALKEI, from the coding sequence ATGCTGAATATTTGGCTAGTTTCTTGGCGTAACTTAACAAAAAATAAAAAAAGGTTTTTCTTTACACTCATTGCAGTAATACTTGGTATCCTCTTAACAACTAGTATGTTGGTTGCTAATAACACGATTAAAGATACATTTAGGTATTATCAAGAAATCTATGCAGGGGATGCTGATTATTGGATATTAAGCAAAAATTATTCTTTCTCAGAAGATGAGGTAAAAGCAATAAAGCAGCAGGATATTGTATCAGATAGCTTAAGTGTCCTAGATAAACAAGTATTGGTGGAAATAGATCAACCGAAAGCTCCGGCTGAAACTTCAGTTAGAATAACTGGTGTCAGTGATTTAGAAAGTAACCTTTTAAAGCTTCCATTAATAAAAGGGAGCTTGAACGGAAATGGTATTATTATACCTGAGAATGCAGCTAAGCTATGGGGTAAAGATATAGGAGATACTTTAACATTTAAAGGGTTAGGTGAAATAGAAGTAACGGGGATTGTTGGCTTTACATCATGGCTTGCTAGTCCTACTAATTGGAATGACGCTAAAGGTAGATCCTTTAGAGTTATGATGGATTTAGGTACTCTTCAAGACTGGACTAACCAAGATAATCAAATAAGTTATATACGATTACAGCATAAAGATCGTGATAATGAAAAGTGGTTATCGAATTATCAGGAATTATTACGAGGGACATCATTATATGTTCAGCCTGTTGTTATTGATGATTTAAGAAATAATGACGTAGAAGGTCTATATTCTGTCTTTTATCTAGTATGTATTCTCTCCCTTTTTATAAGCGGCTTCATCATATTTAATATGATTTATTCAAGTGTAATTGAACGAAAAAAAGAATTTTCAGTTATGAAGAGTCTTGGATACACAAATTTTGACGTGTTTAAACTTGTTTTGATGGAAGTCTTTTTACTTGCTCTTTTAGGTACTGCTATTGCATTACCAATTGGTGTATCATTCGCAGATTTGTTTGTAGGGATGCTTTTAGGAATCTTTCAAGATACTATGGTTTACACTTTAAATTGGAAAAGTGCAACAATTTTATCAGGATTAATCGGGATTTTATTTCCAATAATAATTTCTGGAATACCTATGTATATTGCTTTTAAAACGCCTATCGTATACGCAATGCGAAATACAAATAAAACGCCTAGCTTTAGAGTAGAAATTCTTAGGTATTTATTAGGTATTATTCTCATATTACTTAGCTTTGTTGACAGTTATTTGGGGTATATTTCCTTATTATTTGGGGTGGTATTCATATATCCATTGGTGATGAGGGTCCTTGCAAAAATTCTTGCACCAATGATAGAAAAAATACTTAGTTATCCAGGGAAATTATCTGTCAGTAACATAAAAATTAATACGAATCGAAACGCTAATACATCAGCTATGTTAGCAATAAGTATTGCTGTAGTCATTTTTTTAGGTTCAGCTTTAGAATCAATCCCTTCTGGCTTTGAAAAGGAGATTCGCCAAACTTTTGGGGGAGATATTCAAGTTCAATTTGAAGAACCAGTGAATGAAGAAATTATTAATAAGATAAGTAGTTACGCTGACGTAGAGGGCGTTGAATGGTTTAGAGAAACAATGGTAACCTGGAAAACAGTTGGAGATGAATATAGAGAATTCTATGTGATGAGTTTACCATCTGAAAATACGGAAGGATTTCAACTTTTCGAAGACCCAGGCGGCATTAATCTTCCATCCAACTCTATCCTATTAGGTGAAAGAGCGTTTGATGAATGGGGTGGGAAAATGAATGATACCATTACTATTAATTCTCCTTCAGGTACAAGAGAATATCAGGTAATAGGGAAAGTTAATACTTCTCAAGATGGAGGATATGTTGGATTTATATCAGAAAATGAGTTTAAAGAAGGTTTTAACTGGGATGTTATTTATACAATTATGATAAATATCAGTGACTTAGGGAATCCTTATACATTGCGTGAAAAATTAAACGCTGATTTTACAACCTCTATTTCTACCATTACATTAGTAGAAGATCAAATTAAATCTTCTCAAAGTTCTTTTGATGGAATGAATGAAGTTATGCAATTTTTATTGATCATTGTGATTGCCCTTTCCAGTATAGGTATAGGTAATACATTATTGATGAATACAATGGAAAGAGTCGGGGAAATTGGTACAATTCGTGCGATTGGATTTACCACTAAACAAGTCAGAACAATGATTATAGGAGAAGGTTTAGTTGTAGGTGTTGCAGGAATAATTATTGGGGTTTTACTGGGCATATTTGTAGTATTTTTAAACTCTATATCAAACACATCTGCAATGCATATGCCATTTATTATTCCGTGGGGCAATGTAGTTTTGGCAATTACTGCAGGAATTTTCCTATCTCTAATTGCTTCAATTATACCATCTTATTTTGCAGCAAAGGTTAATCTTCTAAGTGCATTAAAAGAAATTTAA
- a CDS encoding VOC family protein, which translates to MSTTLEVAIFLSMNGKTRDAIDFYKKHFNAEQLLVVTYEDMAKRDSSLKLTEENRNKITHSVLAIGKTKIMLAEETMDVSQKYVVGNNSSLCIQSADLEEIRRFYKSLSTEEKVRIIVPLTNNVFSKAYGIIEDPFGIQIQLMFDDRLR; encoded by the coding sequence ATGAGTACAACACTAGAAGTAGCTATTTTTTTATCAATGAACGGAAAAACAAGAGATGCAATTGATTTTTACAAAAAACATTTTAATGCAGAGCAATTGCTAGTCGTTACCTATGAAGATATGGCAAAGCGAGATAGCTCCTTGAAGCTCACTGAAGAAAATAGGAATAAAATTACACACTCTGTGTTAGCAATCGGAAAAACAAAGATAATGCTTGCGGAAGAAACAATGGATGTCTCACAAAAATATGTGGTGGGAAATAATTCTTCTCTGTGTATTCAAAGTGCAGACTTAGAAGAAATTAGACGTTTTTATAAAAGTTTGTCGACAGAAGAAAAAGTACGAATCATCGTACCTTTAACTAATAATGTGTTTAGTAAAGCATATGGAATTATTGAGGACCCGTTCGGCATTCAGATACAGTTAATGTTTGATGATAGATTACGATAA
- a CDS encoding helix-turn-helix transcriptional regulator, giving the protein MKKSERLNDMIRYLNNLEYFNLQDLMTKYNISKSTALRDISSLEQLGMPIFSEHGRNGRYGLLKNRLLSPIIFSIDEVYALYFAMLTLESYQSTPFHLSVHKLNEKFENCLSQHQIMQIHKMKKVLQFEVTQHKNVSRYLDKILKSILHECSCKIHYLKNNQQKSFQVQFFKISARYGQWYATGIEVHSNQYRVFRCDRITSIEEELTSHFSIDELINLSLELYQSEHHIDFEVEIAVQGVDIFYKEHYPSMTIEVGDQTFIKGFYNPGEEEFIASYFMKYGHFVLSVQPESLKQIIQAKVEKLLHYYQQL; this is encoded by the coding sequence ATGAAGAAATCAGAACGATTAAATGATATGATCAGATACTTAAATAATCTAGAATACTTTAACTTACAGGATCTTATGACTAAATATAATATTTCCAAGAGTACTGCTTTACGTGATATTAGTTCATTAGAACAATTAGGTATGCCCATTTTTTCGGAGCATGGCAGAAATGGGCGCTATGGTCTTTTAAAAAACAGATTATTATCCCCCATTATTTTTTCTATTGATGAGGTGTACGCATTGTACTTTGCGATGCTAACATTAGAATCTTATCAATCTACACCATTTCATTTAAGTGTTCATAAACTCAATGAGAAATTTGAAAACTGTCTATCTCAACATCAAATAATGCAAATTCATAAAATGAAGAAGGTTCTGCAATTTGAAGTAACTCAACATAAGAATGTCAGTCGTTATTTAGATAAAATTTTAAAAAGTATTCTACATGAGTGTAGCTGCAAAATTCACTATTTGAAAAATAATCAACAAAAAAGTTTTCAAGTACAATTTTTCAAAATTTCTGCGAGATATGGTCAATGGTATGCTACTGGTATAGAGGTCCATTCAAATCAATATAGGGTGTTCAGATGTGATCGCATTACTTCGATTGAAGAAGAATTGACTTCTCATTTTTCAATTGATGAGCTTATTAACCTTTCATTAGAACTTTATCAATCTGAACATCATATTGACTTTGAAGTGGAAATTGCTGTACAAGGAGTGGATATTTTTTATAAAGAACATTATCCGTCTATGACAATAGAAGTGGGAGATCAAACTTTCATAAAAGGCTTCTACAATCCCGGAGAAGAGGAATTTATTGCTAGCTATTTTATGAAATACGGTCATTTTGTTTTATCTGTGCAGCCAGAATCATTAAAGCAAATTATTCAGGCTAAGGTAGAGAAACTCCTCCATTATTATCAACAATTATAG